In one Thermococcus sp. 2319x1 genomic region, the following are encoded:
- a CDS encoding metallophosphoesterase has protein sequence MRELLPILFIGLLVFVAGCTQTSTTTPATTQEGIDFGSYNRGEVIQKWTEIFSTETVYVSEGYEELAKYYFPNANIKTKDEFESGIAILSPEDARKLLGGKPIVTTPREYFGYVIYKSGIKFVGEEIGTIVAYKENGKDRLIFTGNGKSGIGAALEFAKELKEGRKLNPSVVLRRGDFEGVVVKVIGDNDWDGVKDEDEYWLLKEIYVEEPFIYGWRIVKGENITVSGGFIRLVNGSKVHIKAIGFNVSVKVKDPKGVQITYVIENINPQFVEYPKGAKVGDTWIEFTTSGDFSITPREVESFTFLAFGDHRPGSGTKQPEVFFKIRDLMNEDTGAFIIDSGDLVYSGKVEEWAELLKEWRFNKPVFVAPGNHEYQGEGKNIYHKFFGPTDYSFVLGKYYFIFANNVENNYKLTSAQWTWLEKELEKAKALGKRPVIVMHTPPIDPRPGGDHAMNPTDAKKLLELMKEYNAFGVFGHIHIYWYGEKDGVEMVITGGGGAPLYAKPEEGGFYHYVRINAGDTIAVEPVKVE, from the coding sequence ATGAGAGAATTGTTGCCCATACTATTCATAGGACTGTTGGTTTTTGTAGCTGGATGCACTCAAACCTCTACCACGACTCCAGCAACTACTCAAGAAGGAATAGACTTTGGCTCCTACAACAGGGGAGAGGTAATCCAAAAATGGACAGAGATATTCAGCACTGAGACAGTTTATGTAAGCGAGGGATATGAAGAGCTTGCAAAGTATTATTTCCCAAATGCCAATATAAAAACCAAGGACGAGTTTGAAAGTGGCATAGCAATCTTATCTCCGGAAGATGCAAGGAAACTCCTTGGAGGAAAGCCCATTGTCACAACCCCAAGGGAGTATTTTGGATACGTGATCTACAAGTCCGGGATCAAATTCGTGGGCGAGGAAATAGGAACTATAGTGGCATATAAGGAAAACGGCAAGGATAGGCTTATCTTCACAGGAAATGGAAAGTCCGGGATAGGGGCAGCTTTGGAATTTGCAAAAGAGCTAAAAGAGGGGAGGAAGTTGAACCCCTCAGTTGTCTTGAGGAGAGGGGACTTTGAGGGGGTGGTAGTTAAAGTGATCGGTGATAACGACTGGGATGGAGTAAAAGATGAAGATGAATACTGGCTTCTAAAGGAGATATACGTGGAAGAGCCCTTCATTTACGGCTGGAGAATCGTTAAAGGAGAGAACATAACTGTAAGCGGAGGCTTTATAAGACTTGTAAACGGCTCAAAAGTCCATATAAAAGCCATTGGATTCAACGTAAGCGTTAAGGTCAAGGATCCGAAAGGCGTCCAGATAACCTACGTAATTGAGAACATAAATCCCCAGTTCGTTGAGTATCCAAAGGGTGCTAAGGTAGGGGATACCTGGATAGAATTCACAACAAGTGGGGACTTCTCTATAACTCCCAGAGAAGTGGAGAGCTTCACGTTCTTGGCATTTGGCGACCACAGACCTGGAAGCGGGACAAAGCAGCCGGAGGTATTCTTCAAGATAAGAGACCTCATGAACGAAGATACTGGAGCTTTTATAATTGACAGCGGAGATCTGGTCTACTCGGGGAAAGTTGAAGAGTGGGCAGAACTGTTGAAGGAGTGGAGGTTCAACAAGCCCGTGTTTGTTGCTCCCGGAAATCATGAATACCAAGGAGAAGGAAAGAACATCTATCACAAGTTCTTTGGACCAACGGATTATTCCTTTGTTCTTGGCAAATATTACTTCATCTTTGCCAACAACGTTGAGAACAACTACAAGCTCACATCAGCTCAATGGACATGGCTTGAAAAGGAGCTTGAGAAAGCCAAAGCCTTAGGTAAAAGGCCTGTTATAGTGATGCATACTCCCCCTATAGACCCCAGACCTGGGGGAGACCACGCAATGAACCCCACAGACGCCAAAAAACTCTTAGAGCTCATGAAGGAATACAACGCCTTTGGAGTGTTTGGGCACATCCACATATACTGGTACGGTGAAAAGGATGGTGTGGAAATGGTGATAACCGGCGGCGGGGGAGCACCGCTATATGCAAAGCCCGAGGAAGGAGGCTTCTATCATTACGTAAGGATAAATGCTGGGGATACCATAGCTGTAGAGCCCGTGAAAGTCGAATAG
- a CDS encoding acetamidase/formamidase family protein, which produces MDTKLIRKGTTLYLPVFVEGGLLALGDLHAVMGDGEICVSACEVPGKVTVRVSIVKGMAPPYPVLETEDSVYIIVSHGDLWDAIKQATELGVEVLQKALGLSWEEAYMLGSLILDVEISQLVDPKKTVRIRIPKEYVSAKEVLNALSLE; this is translated from the coding sequence ATGGACACCAAGCTCATAAGAAAGGGCACTACCCTTTATCTGCCAGTATTTGTTGAAGGAGGTTTACTGGCCCTTGGAGACCTCCACGCAGTAATGGGGGATGGAGAGATCTGTGTTTCAGCCTGTGAGGTCCCTGGAAAAGTAACGGTAAGGGTTAGCATCGTAAAGGGAATGGCCCCTCCATATCCAGTGCTAGAAACAGAGGATTCAGTTTATATAATCGTGTCCCATGGAGACTTGTGGGATGCTATTAAGCAGGCAACCGAGCTTGGCGTTGAGGTTCTTCAAAAGGCCTTAGGCTTAAGCTGGGAAGAAGCCTATATGCTTGGGAGTCTCATTTTGGATGTCGAGATCAGTCAGCTGGTAGATCCAAAAAAGACCGTGAGGATTAGGATTCCAAAGGAGTATGTATCGGCGAAAGAGGTTCTAAATGCCTTATCTTTGGAATAA
- a CDS encoding inorganic phosphate transporter: protein MIELLSDPWLLITIVAGLFMAWAIGANDAANSMSTAVGAGAITPKQAVIIAGVLEFTGAYLFGKTVTETVRKGIIDASRITEPHVIVYGSIAALLAASLWLLFASKFGLPVSTTHSIIGGIVGYGMVYAGTSIVNWGKMAQVVASWILSPIFGAIVAFVVIKLVSKTILQQKDPVESAKKWAPVWIGLAFVVIGSMFYIKVMHGNSLFVAVSRYGLAAGIGAFLISFALLRRNFKATDPYLGAEAIFRNVQVLTSAYVALSHGANDVANAVGPVAAVYAVATMGLAGMKVPVPRWILAMGGLGIAIGVATYGYKVMETVGKKITELTNTRGFSIDFSAATVVLIASWLGLPISTTHTVVGAVIGVGLARGVKAINKDIVKDIIISWFVTVPVAAIIAGIVFKVLMIVG from the coding sequence ATGATCGAGCTGCTTAGCGATCCCTGGTTGCTCATCACGATTGTGGCTGGTCTCTTTATGGCATGGGCAATAGGTGCAAACGATGCCGCAAACTCAATGAGCACAGCCGTTGGAGCCGGAGCGATAACACCAAAGCAGGCAGTTATAATAGCGGGCGTGCTTGAATTCACCGGTGCTTACCTCTTCGGAAAAACCGTTACCGAGACCGTAAGAAAGGGCATAATTGATGCTTCTCGAATAACAGAGCCCCATGTTATTGTTTATGGCTCTATTGCCGCTCTTCTTGCAGCCTCTTTGTGGTTGCTGTTTGCGTCAAAGTTCGGATTGCCGGTGTCAACGACCCACTCCATTATAGGAGGTATAGTTGGTTATGGCATGGTATATGCCGGGACTTCAATAGTGAATTGGGGCAAGATGGCGCAAGTAGTTGCCAGCTGGATATTATCTCCGATATTCGGTGCAATAGTTGCATTCGTAGTCATAAAGCTCGTTTCCAAGACCATACTCCAGCAAAAAGATCCAGTAGAAAGCGCTAAAAAATGGGCACCCGTATGGATAGGATTGGCGTTTGTGGTTATAGGATCGATGTTCTATATTAAGGTCATGCATGGAAATTCTCTCTTCGTTGCAGTAAGCAGGTATGGTCTTGCGGCAGGAATTGGAGCGTTTTTGATCAGCTTTGCACTTTTGAGAAGAAACTTCAAAGCGACCGATCCATACTTGGGAGCTGAGGCGATATTTAGAAATGTTCAAGTGCTAACTTCCGCCTACGTTGCCCTGTCCCACGGTGCAAACGATGTTGCAAATGCAGTTGGACCGGTTGCAGCAGTTTATGCAGTCGCAACCATGGGATTGGCTGGAATGAAGGTTCCGGTGCCTAGGTGGATTTTGGCAATGGGTGGTTTAGGAATAGCCATAGGAGTGGCAACTTATGGATACAAAGTCATGGAGACAGTTGGAAAGAAAATCACCGAGCTGACGAACACGAGGGGATTTAGCATAGATTTCTCCGCTGCAACGGTAGTGCTAATAGCCTCTTGGTTGGGACTGCCAATCTCAACAACACACACTGTTGTCGGGGCCGTTATAGGTGTGGGATTGGCAAGGGGGGTAAAAGCAATAAACAAGGACATCGTTAAGGATATAATCATATCTTGGTTTGTAACAGTGCCCGTAGCGGCTATAATTGCGGGAATTGTGTTTAAGGTATTAATGATTGTGGGGTGA
- a CDS encoding TIGR00153 family protein — protein MQVWTKLFAKSPFKPLIKHAEVVLETVETLEKALEAWEKEEYETMREYARKVDDLEDFADKIKEEIRDSLSSKLFMPVNREDILRYLQMQDKIADAAENTAKWLLVRDPSDTPEDLRVEVKSLIMKMSHESIKAAKLVHEAIVQMDRVIESGFGEKEIGREYEIIKEIESVEHKVDELDTKFMEIIFKNSSKLDWGLGMYLLNIAKTLSNISDRAKDAAERIRLMMSK, from the coding sequence ATGCAAGTTTGGACAAAATTATTCGCTAAAAGCCCGTTTAAGCCCTTGATAAAGCACGCTGAAGTTGTTTTAGAGACTGTGGAGACCCTTGAGAAGGCCCTTGAGGCATGGGAAAAGGAAGAATACGAGACAATGAGAGAATACGCAAGGAAAGTAGACGATCTAGAGGACTTTGCCGATAAAATCAAGGAGGAGATAAGGGATAGCTTGAGTTCAAAACTCTTTATGCCCGTTAACAGAGAAGACATCTTGAGGTATCTTCAGATGCAGGATAAGATAGCAGATGCTGCCGAGAACACGGCAAAGTGGCTTCTGGTTAGAGACCCGAGCGATACTCCCGAAGACCTCAGGGTGGAAGTGAAAAGTCTAATAATGAAGATGAGCCATGAAAGCATTAAGGCAGCAAAACTCGTCCACGAAGCAATAGTTCAAATGGACAGAGTTATAGAAAGCGGATTCGGTGAGAAAGAAATTGGGAGGGAGTACGAGATAATCAAAGAAATAGAAAGCGTGGAGCACAAGGTAGATGAACTAGACACCAAGTTCATGGAGATAATTTTCAAAAACTCTTCCAAGTTAGACTGGGGGCTTGGAATGTACCTCCTCAACATTGCAAAAACACTAAGCAACATATCGGATAGGGCAAAAGATGCAGCAGAAAGAATAAGACTGATGATGAGCAAATGA
- the asd gene encoding aspartate-semialdehyde dehydrogenase produces MKAAVLGATGMVGRTFVRLLAKHPWFRVEKLVASERSAGKKYGELVEDSPEEFRDVEVISLPEFLKDPDVDLVFNALPASISKEVEEELAQNLPVFTNARSHRYDPDVPILIPEVNREHLNLIEVQREKRDWEGFIVTNPNCSTAILTVSLAALRGFGIIEVNVATMQAISGAGYSGLSALAIQDNVIPLIQGEEWKIENESRKILGELDGGEIKPAGFKISAIATRVPVLHGHTEAVFIKLEEGSLGEVREAFESFDPLRDLGLPSYERPIVYSDVPQPRLHRDRGRGLTVTVGRLEESKGGFKYVVTGHNLVRGAAGGSVLNAEMAYRLGYLK; encoded by the coding sequence GTGAAGGCAGCCGTTTTAGGCGCAACTGGGATGGTAGGGAGAACTTTCGTGAGGCTACTGGCTAAGCATCCTTGGTTTAGAGTTGAAAAACTGGTTGCCTCTGAGAGGAGTGCCGGAAAGAAGTACGGAGAGCTGGTCGAGGATTCGCCGGAGGAGTTCAGAGATGTGGAGGTGATTTCCCTTCCCGAATTTCTCAAGGACCCGGACGTTGACCTCGTCTTCAACGCCCTCCCTGCATCGATCTCAAAGGAGGTGGAGGAGGAGCTCGCTCAAAACCTTCCTGTGTTCACCAACGCGAGGAGCCATCGCTACGATCCTGATGTGCCGATACTAATCCCAGAGGTAAATCGAGAGCACCTTAATCTGATAGAGGTTCAGAGGGAAAAAAGGGATTGGGAAGGCTTCATAGTGACGAACCCGAACTGCTCGACAGCTATACTCACTGTCTCACTCGCGGCGCTCCGCGGTTTTGGAATCATAGAGGTAAACGTGGCAACGATGCAGGCAATAAGTGGGGCAGGTTATTCGGGCCTCTCTGCCCTGGCAATTCAGGACAACGTAATCCCCCTCATCCAGGGAGAGGAGTGGAAGATCGAGAACGAGAGCAGGAAAATCCTTGGCGAGCTCGACGGAGGAGAGATAAAGCCCGCCGGATTCAAAATAAGTGCCATAGCGACCCGCGTTCCAGTACTGCACGGGCATACGGAGGCCGTCTTCATCAAGCTCGAGGAAGGGAGTCTGGGGGAGGTTAGAGAGGCCTTCGAATCCTTCGACCCACTTCGAGATCTCGGCCTTCCAAGCTACGAGAGACCCATAGTTTACTCCGATGTTCCTCAGCCGAGGCTCCATAGGGACAGGGGAAGGGGCCTAACGGTTACAGTCGGAAGGCTCGAGGAGAGCAAAGGGGGCTTCAAGTACGTCGTAACAGGCCACAATCTCGTCAGGGGAGCAGCTGGAGGTTCAGTTCTAAACGCTGAAATGGCCTACAGGCTCGGCTATCTGAAGTAG
- a CDS encoding DUF835 domain-containing protein: protein MNEEYLTLFVYVLSIFIATGTLGVLFHTYLMHRVKALLFWSAAWVFFILMQVAFYTGNKEGVALFYSFFSGTLIYGVLVYLKEYGDIKTSIRPELIGVIPPIFALYGIFLAHLGLPYELSSIEVPFVVLSGIFFLFSGFVFLEIGKKKKSSLHLGILTIAFGIFVLLYPVRLSFPHLSFVWIFLGTALSVGMALFMINLVTSREFLFFEEPVELKVVLEPGAELITPEDYEQIKETLKDYPVLAFVRSLNVPKKWKVYYLSTEEREGRISPTNLAYMAQMTSEYFREARGKGHKGVVVIDCLEYLAMYNGFESIVKFLAALKDFAVINNGVLLGVIDEDAWSKRQLAILRRIFS from the coding sequence ATGAACGAGGAATACCTGACCTTGTTTGTCTATGTCTTAAGTATATTCATAGCCACCGGAACCTTAGGAGTGCTATTCCACACGTATTTAATGCACAGGGTAAAAGCTCTCCTTTTTTGGTCAGCTGCATGGGTGTTTTTCATACTGATGCAGGTGGCCTTTTATACGGGAAATAAAGAAGGAGTTGCACTCTTTTACTCTTTCTTCTCAGGGACTCTGATATATGGAGTCCTGGTGTATCTCAAAGAGTATGGGGATATCAAAACATCAATAAGACCGGAATTGATAGGGGTTATCCCTCCTATCTTTGCACTTTATGGGATATTCTTAGCTCATCTAGGGCTTCCATATGAATTATCCTCTATCGAGGTGCCGTTTGTCGTTCTCTCAGGGATATTCTTTTTGTTTTCTGGCTTCGTCTTCTTGGAGATAGGTAAAAAGAAAAAGAGCAGTCTTCATCTTGGTATCTTGACAATTGCATTTGGTATCTTCGTTCTTCTCTATCCAGTAAGGTTAAGCTTCCCACACCTCAGTTTTGTATGGATATTTCTCGGCACCGCGCTTTCCGTAGGCATGGCACTCTTCATGATAAACCTCGTAACTTCCAGAGAATTTTTGTTCTTTGAGGAACCTGTGGAACTAAAGGTTGTTTTAGAGCCCGGTGCCGAACTTATAACTCCAGAGGACTACGAGCAAATAAAGGAGACTCTTAAGGATTACCCCGTGCTGGCATTTGTTAGAAGCCTAAACGTTCCAAAAAAGTGGAAGGTCTATTATTTGAGCACCGAAGAAAGGGAGGGCAGGATCTCCCCCACGAACCTTGCCTACATGGCTCAGATGACAAGCGAGTACTTCAGAGAAGCAAGGGGAAAAGGACACAAAGGTGTGGTGGTAATAGATTGCCTGGAGTATCTGGCAATGTACAATGGGTTTGAATCCATTGTAAAATTTTTAGCAGCATTAAAGGACTTTGCGGTAATAAACAATGGAGTTCTCCTTGGAGTTATTGATGAGGATGCTTGGAGCAAACGGCAGCTTGCAATCCTAAGGCGCATTTTCAGTTAG
- a CDS encoding homoserine kinase: protein MRVLVPATIANFGPGFDVFGVGIEEPYDELEFKESSEWEIEVKGFEVPADRNNVALIAAKALTALVGEELCLKMKLRKGIRPKSGLGSSGASSLAGALAAAKVLGIEDDELIIKAALEGEKAASGSVHGDNVIPAYYGDFTIIESLRPLRVHRIPVDFSLVVVLPDFEVPTSEARKVLPEKIPRKDALRNLALAGALVRALIANDLRTVGRLLDDRIAFPYRKRLMPWFEWVRKAALDAGAYGAFISGSGPAVFALGEDLRSIGKAIAEAFEDIGIEAEVYVTHAGRGASWF from the coding sequence ATGAGGGTCTTAGTTCCAGCGACCATAGCGAACTTTGGGCCAGGGTTTGACGTCTTTGGGGTCGGTATAGAGGAGCCCTATGACGAGCTGGAGTTTAAGGAATCCAGTGAGTGGGAGATAGAGGTGAAAGGCTTTGAGGTTCCAGCGGACAGAAACAACGTGGCCCTTATAGCGGCGAAGGCCCTTACCGCCCTAGTCGGAGAAGAGCTCTGCCTAAAGATGAAGCTCAGGAAGGGGATAAGGCCAAAGAGCGGGCTTGGCAGTTCAGGTGCATCCTCACTCGCCGGGGCGCTGGCCGCTGCAAAGGTCCTCGGCATTGAGGATGACGAGCTGATAATAAAAGCGGCCCTTGAGGGGGAGAAAGCAGCCTCTGGAAGCGTCCACGGGGACAACGTGATTCCGGCTTACTACGGAGACTTCACTATAATCGAGTCCCTAAGGCCCCTTAGAGTCCACAGAATACCGGTTGATTTTTCGCTTGTCGTGGTTTTGCCTGACTTTGAAGTTCCGACGAGCGAGGCAAGGAAGGTTTTGCCGGAGAAAATTCCCAGAAAAGACGCCTTAAGGAACTTGGCGTTAGCTGGGGCACTCGTGAGGGCGCTAATTGCCAATGACCTTAGAACAGTGGGCAGGCTCCTCGACGACAGAATAGCCTTCCCGTACAGGAAGAGGCTGATGCCTTGGTTCGAATGGGTTAGAAAAGCCGCCCTCGATGCCGGAGCCTACGGGGCCTTCATCTCGGGCTCTGGACCTGCTGTCTTTGCCCTCGGGGAGGATCTTAGGAGTATTGGAAAAGCGATCGCAGAAGCCTTTGAGGATATTGGGATAGAGGCCGAGGTTTACGTTACTCACGCCGGGAGGGGTGCCTCTTGGTTTTGA
- a CDS encoding acetamidase/formamidase family protein — MIFIDKSKHIFAFGPNLEPIAEAENGEVVVFETLDALSNQISSEEQTLEAVDFSKVNPATGPLYVKGAEPGGCIKG, encoded by the coding sequence ATGATCTTCATAGACAAATCTAAGCATATCTTTGCATTTGGCCCAAATCTTGAGCCCATTGCAGAAGCAGAAAACGGGGAGGTAGTGGTTTTTGAAACCTTGGACGCCCTCTCCAACCAGATAAGTTCTGAAGAGCAAACTCTTGAAGCCGTTGACTTCTCAAAAGTAAACCCCGCAACAGGGCCGCTCTATGTAAAAGGCGCCGAACCGGGGGGATGCATTAAGGGTTGA
- a CDS encoding Lrp/AsnC family transcriptional regulator gives MVTAFILMVTAAGKEREVMEKLLTYPEVKEAYVVYGEYDLIVKVETDTLKDLDHFITERIRKMPEIQMTSTMIAI, from the coding sequence ATGGTGACGGCGTTTATTTTGATGGTGACAGCCGCTGGAAAGGAAAGGGAAGTTATGGAGAAACTTCTTACCTATCCGGAAGTAAAAGAGGCGTATGTGGTTTATGGAGAATACGACCTCATAGTTAAGGTTGAAACCGATACTCTCAAAGACCTCGACCACTTCATAACGGAAAGAATAAGGAAGATGCCAGAGATACAGATGACCTCAACCATGATAGCCATCTGA